Proteins from a genomic interval of Mesobacillus sp. S13:
- a CDS encoding YqzM family protein has protein sequence MNQFEENVQSNRNDAVDSGVGFIVSFGFFATMFIIATVVQLIAG, from the coding sequence GTGAATCAATTCGAAGAAAATGTCCAAAGCAATCGTAATGACGCTGTTGACTCAGGTGTTGGATTCATCGTTTCTTTTGGATTCTTTGCAACAATGTTCATTATTGCAACAGTCGTGCAGTTAATCGCGGGTTAA